GAATCCGGGGTCAGGGGGGTATAGAGAGAGCAGCGGATCCCCTCGGTGGTGAGGGGACACACTCTGGTGCACTGGGCACAACCCAGGCAGAGCTTTCCCTGGATCCGGGCCCGGCCCTCCACAAAGAGGATGGCCCCTGCCTCACAGACCTGGACACAGCGTCTGCACTGTCGGCAGGGCCCGGGCTCAGAGGGGGGGAGTGGAATGGGCATGGCAGGGTTGGGTCAGTCCCGTCGGGGCTTTTTCCTGGGGGCCGGCAGGGCCCCGGCCGTCACCTTGGCCAGGAGACAAAGCCACTCGGCCTCGTCCCAGCGCTCCGGAGGGACGAGCAGGCAGGGCTTGGCCCCGGGGTAGGGCAGGGCCAGGGGCGCTGACGGGTAAAGGGCCTCCCCTTCCGGGGTCCGTTTGATGAAGAGGCTGTCATCGCAGACCAGGGCGAACATGCGGTCCGCGAGGTAGAGACCGTATTCTCCGAACATAGGTCGGGCCGAGGCCGGACCGGCCTCTTGGAGCTGGTCCAGGATGAAGTCGACCGTGCTCTTTCTGGACGCCATGGCGGATCCCCGGGACGTAGGACCATGATGCAGGAGAGGCTGGGAAAGGGGAATCGTTTGGTCGGTGAACGCATGCGTGAATGCATGGGTTTGATTGGCCTACCGGCCTTGGGGAGCTCATGGGGCTGCTGTGAGGGTCTGGGCTTCCTCCAGGAGCGCCCGGAGGGCATTCCGGTCCTTCCGCTGGGCAGAAACACCTTCCTCACGATGAGCCATGTCCCAGGATGCGTCCAGGGACTGTTGATCCATGTCCAGGTGATAATGCCCGTCCTGGACAGCGGCCCGCCAGGTGAGCTGGCGGAAGGGCGTTTCCAGCTTCCCACCGCTGGTCATGGGAACGAGTGTCCGGCCTCGGAGATCCAGGTCCAGATGGAGGTGCCTGACATCGTGGCCTTTCAGGAATAGCGGAAGCTGTCGGGCCTGGCCCCTGGGCTGGACGGGATCCGGAATGGGTGGGAAGCCCAGGTTCAGCAATTGGAATTCTCGGCCTACGGAGGGCAGAGGGTCCGTGACCAGGGTGCAGGTCATCGTGAAGGGCTGGTCCAAGTCCAGGGGATCTCCGGTCTGATCAACCGTGAATGCCGCTGTCGGTGGGAGGTCCAGGAGGCGCACCAGGTGTTTGCGAAGGGGCTGAGGACCCCGGAGGAAGGAACTGCTGCGCAGGCCCTGCTGGTTGCCGGTTTCCTTGAACACCAAGTGCAGCACGGAGTGACCTCCCTCCCATGTGCCCTGGACATGCACGTCCAGGCCCGAGGGTTCAATGGCGCTCTCTGGAATATGGACCCACTGGGCACCCTGGTCGGTGCAGACCATAACGTGGCCGTTGCGATAGGCCGAGGGCAGGTACCCGAGGGGCGTGAACTTCGAAGTGGGATCCACAAGGAGCAGTCGACCGATGGGTGTCTTGACTTCAGCGGGGAGTCCCAGGCTCTCTGGCAGAAGGATGGCGGCGATGGCATGGTTGAAAGCCCATGCACTGGCAGGTTCGTCCTGCTGGAGGGGACTCTCGCCGATCCGTGCCAGAGCGGGCATCCCCCCCATGCCTTGGGCGGACGCACAGGCGAGGAACAAGGTTGCCAGGTCCTTGCAGTCCCCGAAACGGAGGCGTCGGGTGGTGTTTGCGTCCTGGGGTATCCAGGCGCGATCAGGTGTCAGGTAGAGTTGCTGGTAGCGGAATTCCCGCTGGATCCAGGCAAGGAGTTCGCTGAGAGCGGCACGCTTGCCTGTGGGGGCAGCAGGGAATGGCCACGTGGTGTTCAGCCGGGAGGCTTCCTGGCGGAACATCCAGGTTGCCAGGGCATCCCAGGATCCGGCTCGGGGGGCTCCCTTCAGGTCGGGGTCCATGGTGGAGATCCAGAGGCAAGGGTGCCAGGTCCGCTCGTCGGGGACCCCTCTCTCCTGCTTGTTCAAGGCCGGGAGGTTATCCAGGGAGAGGTGGGTCGTCCCTGGGGGGGGAGGCAAAAACCAGGGCTCGAAGTGACGGGTCTCCAGGTTGAGGGTCGGCTTGCCCCCTCCGGATTCCGCTTCGAGGGTGACCTCGAGATGGGCCGTGGGGACCTCCTCAAGGAGGAAAATGGGGAAGCTGCAGCCCAGAGCGCTGACGGTGGACTCGGCTTCATAGGCCACCAGGCTGCCCCGGACAACGCCTTTGAGCCAGCCGATGCGCCCTACGGCCTGGGTGGCTTCTCCATTCTGGTCGGCATCCACGCTGATGAGGTCGTTCCGGGACATCCTGGTCAATTCCCCATCGGGGCGCAGGTTCCAGCCCTTGAGGCTCCTGACGCCTTCCTTCGCGCTCTTTCCCCAAGCGAAATACCAACCTGCACTGACGATACTCTGGTCTGACAGGATCCGGACAACCCGGCGTTCCCGCACCCTGAACCGTCCCTGCTCTGCATAGCTGACCCTGACATCCCGGGAGATGGCCCAGGCATCTGCATCCTGCGGGGTGGGCGTGTCGGCGGCCCGGGCGACCCCGGCCTGGACCCAGGTCGGCAGGTCCCGGAGGTCGGATTTGGCCCAGGTCGGTATGCTCATTAGACAAAGAAGGGCCAGGGCTAGGAGGCTTCTGGGGATCATCATTGCTTCCCCTCCAGGATCAGAGCCCGATTCTGGGCTTCCTGCATCCAGCCCAGGAAGGTCCTGAGCTCGGCATACTGGGCAGCCGTGGCGATGCTCTGGGTTTGATCCACCCGGAAGACCACTTGGACGAGATCATCCTTGGCCTGGCATACCCATGTGACCTTGCCGAATGCATTCTCATGGATAAATGCGGGCGGTAGGCTGGCCGTCAGGCCGGGGGGGAGACTGAGTTCGCTGGTGGCCACCCATGTCTGGGCGTAGGGCAGAAAGATCGGGGCTGTCCTCAGGGGGGGCCATGCTTCCGGGATTTCAAGGGGGCTGGGCATGAGCGGAAAGGGATCCCACAGGGTCCGGTGGTGGCCAGCTGAACCGATTAACGCCGTGGCATGCAAGCTGAACGGGGTGCGGCGGGAATCGGCATGGTCCACTTCCGCCGCCTGGATATCCGGTCGGGACCCCTTCTGCTTGAGGGAGTCCTTGAGAAGGCGGTTCTGGGCCTCCGGATCCAGGCTGATGAAGGGGGTCCGGTTCTCCCAATCGGCCAGACCCGTAAAGGTGGCATCCATGGCAACGGCGAAATCTCCTTCCTCCATGTGGGTTCTGAAGGCATAGCGGCTGGTATTGATGAGGGCGCTCTGGACGGGCCAGGTGAAAAAGGTGGAGGTTCGGGTCTGAGGATCCACCAGGAGCCCCTGCATGCCCTGGAGCCCTGCCGGGATGACTCCCGGTGCCAGGAATCGATGGGCGGGATCCAAAAAGAGGAAATGACCAGCCGAATCCTCAACGCGGACCAGGGTCTCGGTCAGGGTGGTGATGATACGTTCGTTTGGATTGAAGAGGAAATGCTCGCTGTCGGTACCCAGGGCAAGTTGGAAGGGGATGCCAGCATCTTTGAGAACATGGATGAAGAGTAGGGTCATGCCCACCGGGGAGCCGACTTTCTCCTCTGCAAGCATGTCCAGGTTGGATGGTTGATGTAATGTTCGGCTTTCCCATGCGAGGTTTGCCACCCTCTCGCGGTCAAGCATTGCATCCCCGTAGGCGAGGGATTCCTGGATGCGTAACAGGAGCTCCACAGCCTTTTGGATGGGGCTGCCATCCAAGTGGTCCCGAAGGCGGGCCGAGAGGTCGCGATAGGCCCGCCCTTCGATGGGTTCCTTGAAGTAGGCTGGCAGGAGGGCCTCGCCCGCCACATCCTTCCAGAAATCCTCGGGCCGGTGACGAGTCGTCCACCAGAGGGTGCCCGGATCCAGGGA
The sequence above is drawn from the uncultured Holophaga sp. genome and encodes:
- a CDS encoding TfoX/Sxy family protein, translating into MASRKSTVDFILDQLQEAGPASARPMFGEYGLYLADRMFALVCDDSLFIKRTPEGEALYPSAPLALPYPGAKPCLLVPPERWDEAEWLCLLAKVTAGALPAPRKKPRRD